The region AAGGCAACACCACTTCCGTCACCAAggtaaaaaactaattgttaCAATTGATCATTCCTTTCAAGACCgagaattatttatcaattatttctataggtaaacacaatttacattgataattttttttcgtcTTGAATTGTTTACAGCTCCTATTTATAGAGGACAAACAAAACTATGAGCGAATGTtgtatttgcaaaattcaaaGAATTTGCGGACCTTACTCATTCAACATCTATTTTGGTTCACTGAATTACCACTCTATTAGAATGGGTGACATCACGTACACCGATGCGTACAATGTAACTTTGATctaccaaaattattattctgtgtGATTAAACAGTAGTCGATTAGTCAATAGCACTTCCTGAGATTTCCCCTCCAATGTCAAACCAAAAATGTGACTCACAGTAAGcaataaaaacacattttcacACTTGAAACAGttcaattgtaattattgtgcAGTAGTGACCGGTTGTTTTTAGTTTTGGGTATgtgattgtaattttattgaagtcAATTACTTGTTATTGTGTTTTTATCGTCCGTCCTTAATCTCattacatttacaattaatcaTTGTTGCAGATAATTGACGGACATAAAGTGGTGATCAACGAGACAGAGTACCAGAAACAAGACGACTTCGGCGGTTCGTTCTTTAAAGTGAGAATCATAGACGTCCAACCTGATAGTAACGAAACATCCGACGAGGTTCCAGCAACCGCTGTGACCAAAGACAGAGAACCTCTCGAGAACAACAACAGCTTCGAAAACGAGATCCCGAAAGGAACCGAGGTTGGTAAAAGCTCAACACCAGAAAAGGTTATCCAAGCTTAATCgcatgatattttaatattaaattttacatagatctacaataactaatattaagtagtttatattgtaatattttactatattattattattattaaagctgttgtaaaaatatacaaataaagtaaatttacctGAGCTtgcatttaacaatttttagtatatatgATTAAAAGCATGTTAACATTACTAACACATATTAGTTAaatcttttttcttttgttagcGGTCtccaatattttgaaatatccacatttaataatacattttataagacAGCATCCAGAAACCTAAAACTGCATGACGATACTAAAACGAAGATAAAGCGAATGGTGCATGACCTGCTCTTACAACTGTATCTTTTTATTAACCCCTTTGATATGAGACATTTCTGTTTGGGCACAAATTTCATTTCTTTGCACTTTCCATCCCACTTAGGCTCCTACCTTACAAAAACTCGAACAATTTGACGAAACGGACAGTCCCATCATGAGTACTACAGATTTCCTCGATGAAAACACCCTAAATCCCACTGAAATAGATCTTAGCGGAGATATTTTGGTTAACGATATGGTACCCAGTTCTTATTCCAATCCCGATGCAGAAACAATACCTAATCTATCAGAATTCGAACCGATAGATTTGAGTGGTGACATAAAAGTTAATGAAATAGCTGCCAGACAAGGGTGGCCTTTGAATCCCGATGTGGAATTCGTTGTTGGAAATGACGGGAAACCCATTCAGCCCGGCTTTTATCACTACGAAACAGTAagttaaaatacacaaattgtTAACGTAATACAATAATGTAATTTCTAGGCTCCTGAAGATAATATCGAAACCTTTGATGAGATTGACGGCGAGAAAGAATCTCCTTATAGAGAAAGTCTTGCTGAATCATTCGAAGACAATTCACTTTCAACTCCGGTCGAAACAAAGACGGTTGATTTAAGTGATGATACCCTGGTAAATGATTTATTGGCAAGAAAAATGGCAGCTCTGAATCCCGACGCAGAATTCATACCAAATTCTCAACTGTACTCAAAAGTCAATCCTCGTTTCGAAAGACTGGAAAGTTTAGATGATGAGTCTAAAGATCTTAGCGGTGACACATACGTAAATGAATTTGCTTCGAATTCTGGTTATCCGATAAATCCTGATGCGGAAATTATTGATGTGAACGGGGACTCAGTGCAAGGACCTAAGTATGAGTACAGTTAGAAAACGGAGATTTTTCTCTTGACAGAGTTGAGACTGAATTTGTTGGTTGTCTTGTAAATGTGCGATTCAAGAACGTTCTTGCCAAAGATTATTTATCATTGTTGCCATTGTCtaacaaattaatgtaatattgtgTGATATTAACATAGATGAAGtctatgaaaattaatgtctAAACGTTTGTAGTTtagttttactgtttttaaaaGGCACCACTCTAATTTATTGTTGGGATTTAGaggctaattaatttattatcggaCATCACTTGGAActacttatttttgtatttatttatttttaataaattgtagttttttataattctgtttatttattttagaaaagattaaataaagtaatgaaataaaacatttggtacattttatagctttaatttaGCATAAtcatcatataattttatcaaactaGGTGGAGTTCTTGGTTTAATCAATTCTAAGGCCTTTTCAAAGTGTTTCTTCTCCACATATTCAATATCCAAACTTTCTTCTAAGGCCATCATTGCAGCTTCATGACAAACTGCATTTACTTCAGCTCCTGAATACCCTTGTGTTGATTGCACTAACTCATCCAAAATTACGTCATCACGAACCTGAAAAACATCATTATCCAAACaagaaatcaattaaaagtatttactCACTGGCATCTTCGccaatttaattctaaagatCTCCCTTCTAGTGTCTTCACTTGGTAAAGGCACATAAACAATCCTATCCAACCTTCCAGGCCTTAACAAAGCTTTATCAATTCTATCTGGTCTGTTAGTGGCAGCTATTACTGTAACGTCTCCCAAGGGTGTAACACCATCCAACTCTGTAAGTAGCTGAGCCAAAACCCGCTCTTGAACACTCGTCGAAGAACCGCTACTGCGCTCTCCGCCCAAAGCATCGATTTCatcgaaaaaaattatagacgGTGCCACTTGCCGTGCTTTTCTGAATACCTCGCGCACCGCGCGCTCCGATTCCCCAACCCACTTGCTAAATAACTCCGGACCCTTAATAGACAAAAAGTTTAGGCCACTTTCTGTGGCTAAAGCTTTGGCTATCATGGTTTTGGAGCAGCCCGGAGGGCCGTACATCAGTACCCCTTTAGGGGGCGTCACGCCTAATCTTTTGAAACTGTCGGCGTGCTTCAAAGGCCATTCGACGGCCTGTCTTAAAATGAGTTTCAGTTTGTCCTGTCCTCCAATATCATTCCATTTGACATTTGGTACCTTAAGATATACTAAGGTAAGTAAAGAgtatttgcatttatttaaatttaattttacactgaCGACCAATTCCTCAGATTGAAACTAAATAGTTCTTACCTCAATTTGAACCTCCCTCATTGCACTTGGCCTGACCCTGGTCAAAGCAAATTTGAAGTCATCGAAAGTTACGCAATCGTCGTTCCTTTTCGAAGCACTTAAACTTGCCCTTGAACACAATGAAACTAAATCGGCACCGACAAATCCGTGTGTATTTAAAGCTATATCTTTCAATTCATCCTCTGATAAATTCCTAGAATAATCctccaaaattttttcaaGTATTTCTTTTCTGTTTTTGGGATTTGGAGTTGCTATTTCCAACTCCCTATCGAGTCTTCCAAACCTTCTGAATGCTGGATCTATGTTGTCCACTTTGTTGGTTGTGGCAATCAAAAATACTTTAGAATTaggattttcatttaaaaagtcAAACATCATCAACAATGTTGAAACAATCCTTTTCTCAGTGTCTGTGATTCTGGCAGTTCTAGATGGGCATAAAACATCAATTTCATCCAACACAATTATAGAGGGTGATTGACTGACAGCACTTTGAAACAAATTCTTGATAGAATCTTCAATATTACCTGAGTGTTTACTGTACAAGTCAGGTGCACAAATTTCAACTTTGTTGAACTTGGACTCTTCTGCAATGGCATTGGCAAGCAAAGTTTTACCAGTTCCAGAATGTCCATAGAGAAGAACAGATCTGCAATACTTTGGGCCAGATTTTGAtccaaaatatacttttataatgtCCCTGATTTCTGTAAGTTCATCAGAAAGTCCAGCTAGTTGGTGTATGAGATTTGGTTTGATTTCAACTTTAATGAATTCATCATGGTCTTTGTACATCTTCCATTTGGTTTTTTCATCTATTGTGAAGAATTCTGATTCTTTCAATTgtagtttattaaaagattCAATTAAATCATCTTGTTGTCTGGCttcaattgatttaatttggaatttaagtattttgcCAAAGTACATCAGGTTTactttattttctgtttttaagattttaccAATGAAGTTTTTACTGATCCTGTTAATTAAATCTGGATTTATTTCTAAAGCTTTCGGACCATTCAGCAAGATAACTGTTACCAAAGAAGCTGGTTTTAAATTACTGTCTAACTTAGACACACTAGCATGTTTTACACCagagaaatttaaatcataaccTGAAATcaaagattatttaaacacAAAGTAGCGTTTCACGTAATGACTTACTTTAAACTTACTGTTTCTGGTGAATAATATTGAAGTTAGAGTTTTTTCTGTTGTGGGCCAGACAATTTTAGCAATTGACACTGGCCCCCCTTCAACTTTGCACCAATCACCTATAGATAAATTTGTTAGCTGTATTGCACTTTGACTTAAAAACACCAGAAAGTCTTTTTCCGAGGATGCTAAATTCTTAATCTCTTCATTCGTCTTTACATCCACCGTACCGTACAAGATATTATCTttgataaaatcataattttgctGATTTTGTTCTGGAGGACAATCTTTAGAGTGCAATTCAATGtccttgtttattaaatttgtgccGCAGGATTCGCATTGTGACCATGGCGAAGAGTTTTTCTTGCCCTTTTGTTGTGCCATTTTAAATGTGACAACTTGAATATAACCACACTTTAATTTGAGGTTAATCAAAATGTCAgatcaataataacaataataataataataataataataataataataatgtatgtcAGTCCCGCAAGACAtcccaaaataaacaaaataaatacaaatacaattgttaaataaatgtaatgttaAGCTGAGTTTACATTGAAGTGATgtcatttaattgattaaggTGTATTTTCACGATGACTTTGCATTGGAGTCAAGGTTTTTagcaaaattatctaatttactgtaatttaatcatttcctCTAATTTGGATTAGGGCGTCAAGTTTTACAACACCGTAAATTCCACCAGTTTAATTCGATTAGTGTGCTAATCAAGATGAAATACTTTTTGGTTTTGCTTCTTTTCGAAGCAATACAAAGTCAGAATTTCACGAAAAAGGCGTACTACTTTAAAATGGATCAACCTAGAAATGAGTTTAAAATACACAACCGCATACAACTTTTAAACTATAACGTAAGCGATGTAAATCATAACCGGCCGGCTTACCTCAGAAAAGCCCAAAAATCAGTAAGTAACACATCAAACAAAACAGATAACATTGAAATTACTCGTTCTAACTCACAGGAGCCTCAACAGAAAGAGTTATTTTTAGACCCAGAATGGGAACATAACTATACGTCATATAATAACTCAGAACTTCCAGCAtactttcaaaaattctacGAGGCTAGAACAAATAAATTGCACAATACAAATAGCACCACtacaagatttttatttaacgaaAACGCCAACACATCAagcagtataataaaattcaacttAGGAAGTTTGAACGAAAATGAGACGATACACGATGctgaactatatttttattggccCTTGGACAATACTTCGGATATTTACAAGACTTCGGTTGTTTTAAGACTATATCAATTAGAACCACTTGCTAACAAATCTGAAAATGAAATAGATAATCCGGACGTTCATAAATTGTTCAATgtgatttatatattgaaagcCCAAAAAGGCTGGCAGGTATTTTAACCCTTATACGTTAAACTAGGTGTTTAATATTGTCCTCAGAGTTTTAAGGTGAAGAAAGCCTTCAATAGTTGGATGAAAGAGGAACCAAATTTGGGATTACTTCTAACAATTTCGACCTAtggtgaaaataaattattgtctaTATTCAACGACACGAACACGGGGAAGTTCAGAACATTTGCTATTATTCATATAGGAAAAAATGGtgatgatttaataatttaagagactgtataaatttataattcttaaaaatttcagacgcattgaatataaacaaacctGAAAGTCCTCAACAAGAAGTAGCATCTCTCATCAATGTAGATCACTCACTTTTGATGCACTACTCCACTAGATGCCAAAGAAAAGGATGGTACGTGGATTTCCGTCGATTGCACTGGAATAACTTCATAATATATCCTGAAGGATACACAGCTTTTGACTGTTTTGGAAAGTGCACAGTTAACGATGACGAAATAGCTAACAATCATATTAAACTGTTGGACTTCTTTAAACAAAGACTGTCGCTTTGTGTACCAATAACTTATTTGCCCCTGCCAATTATGTACTACGATACATTTGGAAATAttgtattgaaaaattatgagAACATGATTGCAACAAATTGTGGATGcagataaaatgtattattataatgtattcaatttttaaaatgattaattgatgatgatttatttctacaattttcaataaattatatccaCTTTATGGtacagtttgttttatttatttagaagttTATAACTTTTGCTAGTATGATTTCTCCAATTATCATACTTAACAAAGCGAATTATCCCGTAGATTTCGGTTTTGGGTCaaattgtgtcaaaattaGATAGATCATACAAATTTCATGCGAGAGTCCCGCTatcaaatgggccacactgtatgcataacttataaataaataagtaaatagagtaattaaatgtttccattaaaattacagaaaactgatatttgtcgtaaaaattaatagaagtaaaaaatggaaaaaatgatgtgataaaataatatataaatgcaGCAGTTAATTTAAGtgataagttttttaaaagtaaatttattcatttaaaaatgttaaaaaataaaaacaaatttgttaacatttaatcaatttatattgtggaaattgtttttaatcgagttttacaaattttcgaTTTTAAGCGGGACTTTTCGAATCATGTAGCATttgtaaacaacaaaaaccGGCAGTTGGTTGACTTGACCtgtcatatttttctttttatgtcAACCAAAGAGATAAACAGATCGTGAAAATGGGAGACAACAATGATATTTCGACAAACTCGTCCGCTGAACAGACGAACGTGAACCAGGACGAACTGATATTAGCCCAGCAACGTCAAATCGAGAAGGA is a window of Aethina tumida isolate Nest 87 chromosome 7, icAetTumi1.1, whole genome shotgun sequence DNA encoding:
- the LOC109598540 gene encoding uncharacterized protein LOC109598540 isoform X1, with protein sequence MKSVVIVCLMCLVAVHGLPANKKDEVEVIPARGNQGDQPVVDTGIFTTSDAGFGLNFDLLQGLMTRIRQQMDQLIRNFPFPGSSNETDIAGFPDFSIGGPQFPPIDLGKGNTTSVTKIIDGHKVVINETEYQKQDDFGGSFFKVRIIDVQPDSNETSDEVPATAVTKDREPLENNNSFENEIPKGTEAPTLQKLEQFDETDSPIMSTTDFLDENTLNPTEIDLSGDILVNDMVPSSYSNPDAETIPNLSEFEPIDLSGDIKVNEIAARQGWPLNPDVEFVVGNDGKPIQPGFYHYETAPEDNIETFDEIDGEKESPYRESLAESFEDNSLSTPVETKTVDLSDDTLVNDLLARKMAALNPDAEFIPNSQLYSKVNPRFERLESLDDESKDLSGDTYVNEFASNSGYPINPDAEIIDVNGDSVQGPKYEYS
- the LOC109598540 gene encoding uncharacterized protein LOC109598540 isoform X2; the protein is MCDQSWITGLMTRIRQQMDQLIRNFPFPGSSNETDIAGFPDFSIGGPQFPPIDLGKGNTTSVTKIIDGHKVVINETEYQKQDDFGGSFFKVRIIDVQPDSNETSDEVPATAVTKDREPLENNNSFENEIPKGTEAPTLQKLEQFDETDSPIMSTTDFLDENTLNPTEIDLSGDILVNDMVPSSYSNPDAETIPNLSEFEPIDLSGDIKVNEIAARQGWPLNPDVEFVVGNDGKPIQPGFYHYETAPEDNIETFDEIDGEKESPYRESLAESFEDNSLSTPVETKTVDLSDDTLVNDLLARKMAALNPDAEFIPNSQLYSKVNPRFERLESLDDESKDLSGDTYVNEFASNSGYPINPDAEIIDVNGDSVQGPKYEYS
- the LOC109598535 gene encoding ATPase family protein 2 homolog, with the protein product MAQQKGKKNSSPWSQCESCGTNLINKDIELHSKDCPPEQNQQNYDFIKDNILYGTVDVKTNEEIKNLASSEKDFLVFLSQSAIQLTNLSIGDWCKVEGGPVSIAKIVWPTTEKTLTSILFTRNSYDLNFSGVKHASVSKLDSNLKPASLVTVILLNGPKALEINPDLINRISKNFIGKILKTENKVNLMYFGKILKFQIKSIEARQQDDLIESFNKLQLKESEFFTIDEKTKWKMYKDHDEFIKVEIKPNLIHQLAGLSDELTEIRDIIKVYFGSKSGPKYCRSVLLYGHSGTGKTLLANAIAEESKFNKVEICAPDLYSKHSGNIEDSIKNLFQSAVSQSPSIIVLDEIDVLCPSRTARITDTEKRIVSTLLMMFDFLNENPNSKVFLIATTNKVDNIDPAFRRFGRLDRELEIATPNPKNRKEILEKILEDYSRNLSEDELKDIALNTHGFVGADLVSLCSRASLSASKRNDDCVTFDDFKFALTRVRPSAMREVQIEVPNVKWNDIGGQDKLKLILRQAVEWPLKHADSFKRLGVTPPKGVLMYGPPGCSKTMIAKALATESGLNFLSIKGPELFSKWVGESERAVREVFRKARQVAPSIIFFDEIDALGGERSSGSSTSVQERVLAQLLTELDGVTPLGDVTVIAATNRPDRIDKALLRPGRLDRIVYVPLPSEDTRREIFRIKLAKMPVRDDVILDELVQSTQGYSGAEVNAVCHEAAMMALEESLDIEYVEKKHFEKALELIKPRTPPSLIKLYDDYAKLKL
- the LOC109598554 gene encoding bone morphogenetic protein 4 isoform X2, with protein sequence MKYFLVLLLFEAIQSQNFTKKAYYFKMDQPRNEFKIHNRIQLLNYNVSDVNHNRPAYLRKAQKSEPQQKELFLDPEWEHNYTSYNNSELPAYFQKFYEARTNKLHNTNSTTTRFLFNENANTSSSIIKFNLGSLNENETIHDAELYFYWPLDNTSDIYKTSVVLRLYQLEPLANKSENEIDNPDVHKLFNVIYILKAQKGWQSFKVKKAFNSWMKEEPNLGLLLTISTYGENKLLSIFNDTNTGKFRTFAIIHIGKNDALNINKPESPQQEVASLINVDHSLLMHYSTRCQRKGWYVDFRRLHWNNFIIYPEGYTAFDCFGKCTVNDDEIANNHIKLLDFFKQRLSLCVPITYLPLPIMYYDTFGNIVLKNYENMIATNCGCR
- the LOC109598554 gene encoding univin isoform X1, whose amino-acid sequence is MKYFLVLLLFEAIQSQNFTKKAYYFKMDQPRNEFKIHNRIQLLNYNVSDVNHNRPAYLRKAQKSVSNTSNKTDNIEITRSNSQEPQQKELFLDPEWEHNYTSYNNSELPAYFQKFYEARTNKLHNTNSTTTRFLFNENANTSSSIIKFNLGSLNENETIHDAELYFYWPLDNTSDIYKTSVVLRLYQLEPLANKSENEIDNPDVHKLFNVIYILKAQKGWQSFKVKKAFNSWMKEEPNLGLLLTISTYGENKLLSIFNDTNTGKFRTFAIIHIGKNDALNINKPESPQQEVASLINVDHSLLMHYSTRCQRKGWYVDFRRLHWNNFIIYPEGYTAFDCFGKCTVNDDEIANNHIKLLDFFKQRLSLCVPITYLPLPIMYYDTFGNIVLKNYENMIATNCGCR